The Neovison vison isolate M4711 chromosome 10, ASM_NN_V1, whole genome shotgun sequence genome has a segment encoding these proteins:
- the CREG1 gene encoding protein CREG1 isoform X1, which translates to MTGRTGGSARALVVALLAPALVALLVAPARGRGGRGHGDWDAAAPLPPLPPREDAARVARFVTHVCDWGALATVSAEPAVRGRAFADVLSLSDGPPGAGRGAPYFYLSPLQLSAGNLRENPHATLTMSLAQTNFCRKHGFDPQSPLCAHIILSGTVTKVNQTEMGFAKHSLFVRHPEMKTWPSSHNWFFAKLNITNIWVLDYFGGPKIVTPEEYYNVTFQ; encoded by the exons ATGACGGGCCGAACCGGAGGGTCCGCGCGCGCTCTGGTCGTCGCGCTGCTGGCGCCGGCGCTGGTGGCGCTTCTGGTGGCGCCGGCGCGGGGCCGGGGCGGCCGGGGTCACGGCGACTGGGACGCCGCcgcgccgctgccgccgctgccgccccGGGAGGACGCGGCGCGCGTGGCCCGCTTCGTGACGCACGTGTGCGACTGGGGCGCGCTGGCCACGGTGTCGGCGGAGCCCGCGGTGCGCGGCCGGGCCTTCGCCGACGTGCTGTCGCTCAGCGACGGGCCCCCGGGCGCGGGCCGCGGCGCGCCCTACTTCTACCTGAGCCCGCTGCAGCTGTCGGCCGGCAACCTGCGG GAAAATCCACATGCTACGCTGACCATGTCTTTGGCACAGACGAACTTCTGCAGGAAGCATGGATTTGATCCCCAGAGTCCCCTCTGTGCCCACATAATATTGTCAGGAACCGTTACCAAG GTGAACCAGACGGAAATGGGCTTTGCCAAGCATTCCCTGTTTGTCCGACACCCTGAGATGAAAACCTGGCCGTCCAGCCATAATTGGTTCTTTGCCAAGTTGAATATAACCAACATCTGGGTCCTGGACTACTTTGGTGGACCAAAAATAGTGACACCTGAAGAATATTATAATGTCACATTTCA gTGA
- the CREG1 gene encoding protein CREG1 isoform X2 yields MTGRTGGSARALVVALLAPALVALLVAPARGRGGRGHGDWDAAAPLPPLPPREDAARVARFVTHVCDWGALATVSAEPAVRGRAFADVLSLSDGPPGAGRGAPYFYLSPLQLSAGNLRENPHATLTMSLAQTNFCRKHGFDPQSPLCAHIILSGTVTKVNQTEMGFAKHSLFVRHPEMKTWPSSHNWFFAKLNITNIWVLDYFGGPKIVTPEEYYNVTFQ; encoded by the exons ATGACGGGCCGAACCGGAGGGTCCGCGCGCGCTCTGGTCGTCGCGCTGCTGGCGCCGGCGCTGGTGGCGCTTCTGGTGGCGCCGGCGCGGGGCCGGGGCGGCCGGGGTCACGGCGACTGGGACGCCGCcgcgccgctgccgccgctgccgccccGGGAGGACGCGGCGCGCGTGGCCCGCTTCGTGACGCACGTGTGCGACTGGGGCGCGCTGGCCACGGTGTCGGCGGAGCCCGCGGTGCGCGGCCGGGCCTTCGCCGACGTGCTGTCGCTCAGCGACGGGCCCCCGGGCGCGGGCCGCGGCGCGCCCTACTTCTACCTGAGCCCGCTGCAGCTGTCGGCCGGCAACCTGCGG GAAAATCCACATGCTACGCTGACCATGTCTTTGGCACAGACGAACTTCTGCAGGAAGCATGGATTTGATCCCCAGAGTCCCCTCTGTGCCCACATAATATTGTCAGGAACCGTTACCAAG GTGAACCAGACGGAAATGGGCTTTGCCAAGCATTCCCTGTTTGTCCGACACCCTGAGATGAAAACCTGGCCGTCCAGCCATAATTGGTTCTTTGCCAAGTTGAATATAACCAACATCTGGGTCCTGGACTACTTTGGTGGACCAAAAATAGTGACACCTGAAGAATATTATAATGTCACATTTCAGTAA